In a genomic window of Meriones unguiculatus strain TT.TT164.6M chromosome 8, Bangor_MerUng_6.1, whole genome shotgun sequence:
- the Trmt12 gene encoding tRNA wybutosine-synthesizing protein 2 homolog, giving the protein MERECEKSVVAVVTEPRFTQRYRDYLEKQKLLDRLHRAEKLRDGTVALPVLAGTLSEQHLQELRNRVAPGSTCTLTQLLDPLPSKKALVCSPAQRLCLEVRRWVEGRGVTWSAELEADLPRSWQRHGDLMLLSEDCFQATQWKSLEPELWETVASALGVQRLARRGRVLPDGARTPSVTLLLGDHGWVEHMDNGIRYEFDITRCMFSFGNITEKLRVASLACAGEVLVDLYAGIGYFTIPFLVHAGAAFVHACEWNPHAVVALRKNLEINGVADRCQIHFGDNRKLKLSNTADRVNLGLIPSSEEGWPIACQVLRKDVGGILHIHQNVESFSGKNPQPPRSSNTEKEHWPHPQKIADKRGNGTTGNVRGEVVSSVSKPEWQRWAESAETQITSLLHQVHGRVWRTRILHVHPVKSYAPHVDHIVLDLECRPVL; this is encoded by the coding sequence ATGGAGAGAGAATGTGAGAAGTCTGTAGTCGCCGTTGTGACTGAGCCTCGGTTTACCCAGAGGTACAGAGACTATCTCGAGAAACAGAAACTCTTGGATAGACTGCACCGGGCGGAAAAGCTGCGGGATGGCACGGTGGCGCTGCCGGTGCTGGCGGGAACCCTTTCTGAACAGCATCTGCAGGAGCTGAGGAATCGCGTGGCCCCGGGCAGCACCTGTACGCTGACGCAgctcctggatcctcttccttctaAAAAGGCCCTGGTGTGTTCACCTGCTCAAAGACTGTGTCTTGAGGTGAGGCGTTGGGTAGAGGGCCGCGGAGTGACGTGGTCCGCTGAGCTGGAGGCAGATTTGCCCCGGTCTTGGCAGCGGCATGGTGACCTTATGCTGCTTAGCGAAGACTGTTTCCAAGCCACACAGTGGAAAAGTCTGGAACCAGAACTCTGGGAGACTGTTGCCTCAGCCCTTGGAGTTCAGCGTCTGGCAAGACGAGGGCGGGTGTTGCCTGATGGCGCTCGAACTCCGTCAGTGACTCTGCTGCTTGGTGACCATGGCTGGGTAGAGCATATGGATAATGGCATCCGGTATGAGTTTGACATAACACGGTGTATGTTCTCCTTTGGAAACATCACTGAGAAACTGCGAGTGGCCTCTCTAGCCTGTGCTGGAGAAGTGCTGGTGGATCTCTATGCAGGGATTGGTTATTTTACAATCCCCTTCCTAGTTCATGCTGGTGCTGCTTTCGTCCATGCCTGTGAATGGAATCCTCATGCTGTAGTTGCTCTGCGAAAAAATTTGGAGATCAACGGAGTGGCAGATCGGTGCCAAATACACTTTGGAGACAACAGGAAACTGAAGCTCTCAAACACTGCAGATAGGGTGAACCTGGGCCTGATTCCCAGCTCTGAAGAAGGCTGGCCCATTGCCTGTCAAGTGCTGCGGAAGGATGTTGGGGGTATTCTACATATCCACCAAAATGTGGAATCCTTCTCAGGAAAGAATCCCCAGCCACCTAGAAGCAGCAACACAGAAAAAGAACATTGGCCTCATCCCCAGAAAATCGCTGATAAACGGGGAAATGGAACTACTGGGAATGTCAGGGGGGAAGTGGTGTCATCAGTCAGCAAACCAGAGTGGCAAAGATGGGCAGAATCTGCAGAAACTCAGATCACCTCTCTCCTTCATCAAGTGCATGGGAGAGTGTGGAGGACACGAATCCTGCATGTCCACCCAGTGAAATCTTATGCACCCCATGTGGACCACATAGTCCTAGATCTGGAATGCCGCCCCGTCCTCTAG